The Agreia sp. COWG nucleotide sequence CGTCGAGGTAGCCCATGTTGTAGCCGATCAGCTGCGTGCTCACGCCATCACCCCGTTCTCGGTCGAATCCTTCGCTGCCCGTCGTTCGTGGAACTCCCTGTTCAGGCGGCGCACCAGCACCAGCTCGGCCTGAAAGTCCACGTAGTGCGGAAGCTTGAGGTGCTCGACGAAACCGGTCGCCTCCACGTTGTCGCTGTGGCTGATCACGAACTCCTCGTCTTGCACGGGAGAGACGACGCGCTCGTCGAACTCCTCCGCGCGCAGGGCGCGGTCGACGATCGACATCGACATGGCCTTTCTCTCACTGCGCCCGAAGGCCAGGCCGTAGCCGCGGGTGAACTGGGCCGGGGCATCCGCGCTGCCGGTGAACTGGTTGACCATCTGGCACTCGGTCACGTCGATGCGGCCGAGCGGCACGGCGAAGCCGAGCTCGGGCGCGTGGAATTCGACCTCGACCTCACCGACCCTGATCTCGCCGGCGAAGGGGTGGGTATTTCCGAAGCCGCGCTGGCTCGAGTACGCCAGACCGAGCAGAAAACCCTCGTCGCCGCGAGCGAGAACCTGCAACCGCTCGGCCCTGCTCAGGGGAAACACCGTCGGCTCGCGGGTGATGTCGGCGGGTTCCACGTCGTCTTGGCCGTCGTGGGAATCCGGTTCGATCAGCGCCGAGGCGCCGAGCAGGTCGGAGACGCGGGGCATGGCCGTGTCGTCGTGGCGCGCCGCATCCGGCTGGGCGGAGTCGGCAGCGGCACCGGGCATACCGGGCTTGGAATCGGGCTCCGCGTCGGGCTCCGCTTCGGCGAAGAGGCGATGCGTGTAGTCGAAGGTGGCCCCGAGCTGCTGGCCCCCTGGCAGATCTTTGAACGTGGCCGAGATGCGACGCTGGGGCGGCAGGCCCGACGTGTCGAGGGCCTCCGTGTAGCCGAAGCGGGGCAGCGTCGTGCGGTACGAGCGCAGCAGCGTCACAGCCTCGAGCACGTCTCCCTGCGCCTGCAGCAGCGCTCGGGCGGCGAGTTCGGGGTCGTAGAGCGACCCTTCGGTCATGATGCGCGAGACCACGACGCCCAGCTGCCCGGCCACCTGCACGGCGTCGATCCTGGGCACATCAGAGGCACCGCGGCCCTCCTTCGCGAGGAGTGCGTGCGCGTTGGCGATGGCGCGCTCCCCGCCCTTGACGGCGACGTACATATCAGGCTCCGTTCTGTGCGGTCAGTCGCGTGGTTCGAGGCAACGCCTCGATGGCGCGCTCGTCGACGAGCAGCAGGTCGACCCCGCGCGGAAAGAGCGCTACGTTCCGGCTCCACTGCTCGCCGAAGCGGTCGTCGGCCCACGTCGCGGCGAAGGTGGTTGAGCCGTCGATGCCCGGGCCCCGGGCGACGTAGTCGAAGGCTGCGGCGGTCGAGGCCACCTCGCTGGAGTCCCCATCGGGCCCGCGCACGTCGAGAACGACCGTCGCCGAGCCGTGCGGTGCCTCCTCTGACCCCTGCCGCAGCGACGCGAGAGGCGGCATCGAACCGAAGTCCGAGAACACGAAGTCTGCGTCCGCCGCAGCGGCGACGATCCTCACCCCTGTGTGGAACGCCAGCCACGCCGCCACCTCGGAATTCTCGCCCAGCCGCCCGCCGAGCCACACGGCGCAGTCCTCGTCGAGCACAGTCAGGGCCACGGCCCCGAGACCGGCGCCGAGGGCATCCGGTGCCCCCGCCGGGCCGTCGAGGGCGAAACGCCGAGCCGGATGCGCGAGCGCGTCGAGAATGGCCCGGAACGCGCGCTGCGAGTCGCGGGCGGGGTCGGCGAAGCCGGGCGCGGGGATCGCCGGCGTGCGCGGAGACGTCGCGCCGTCCGGCCCGCGGTTCATTCGTGCTCCCGGGCGACGGTGAAGAAGTCGACGAGGGTTCCGCGCGCCTCGGTGCGCCGGGCGTCGTCGCGCTCGGCCTGGGCCTTCTCGAGAGGCGAGATCACGTCGCGCAGTGCCCGCTCATGCAGGCCGGGGTCGCTCAGGATGCCGTCGAAGATGGCCGCGACGCTCGCGTGCTCGAGCCTCACGCCCAGCACATAGGAGCTGCCGAGAACATCCTCGTCGAGCGGCGCGCCGTGCAGCCGAACCGTGGAGCGCGAGACGGTGGCCTCGCCCAGGTTGAACCGCGCGCCTCCCGCATCGATGCGACCGCGCACCATCACGAGGCCGGCCTCCGGGCCTCTGATCTGCTGCACCTCGGGCTTCGGCTCCCACTCGAGCCATGCCGCCTCGAGTTCGCTCGTCTCGGCCGACGCGAGGGTGCGCATCCAGCGCTGTCTCTCGGCTGTCACGGCCGAGGGTGCATCTGCGGGTGTATCCGCCTGTGCGGTCATCGACTCCCCCTTCAAGTTGTCTAGTTATCTAGATAACTTGACGATAGCCGATGCGGCGGATCGACGATGTTCTCTC carries:
- a CDS encoding carbon-phosphorus lyase complex subunit PhnI, with product MYVAVKGGERAIANAHALLAKEGRGASDVPRIDAVQVAGQLGVVVSRIMTEGSLYDPELAARALLQAQGDVLEAVTLLRSYRTTLPRFGYTEALDTSGLPPQRRISATFKDLPGGQQLGATFDYTHRLFAEAEPDAEPDSKPGMPGAAADSAQPDAARHDDTAMPRVSDLLGASALIEPDSHDGQDDVEPADITREPTVFPLSRAERLQVLARGDEGFLLGLAYSSQRGFGNTHPFAGEIRVGEVEVEFHAPELGFAVPLGRIDVTECQMVNQFTGSADAPAQFTRGYGLAFGRSERKAMSMSIVDRALRAEEFDERVVSPVQDEEFVISHSDNVEATGFVEHLKLPHYVDFQAELVLVRRLNREFHERRAAKDSTENGVMA
- the phnH gene encoding phosphonate C-P lyase system protein PhnH → MNRGPDGATSPRTPAIPAPGFADPARDSQRAFRAILDALAHPARRFALDGPAGAPDALGAGLGAVALTVLDEDCAVWLGGRLGENSEVAAWLAFHTGVRIVAAAADADFVFSDFGSMPPLASLRQGSEEAPHGSATVVLDVRGPDGDSSEVASTAAAFDYVARGPGIDGSTTFAATWADDRFGEQWSRNVALFPRGVDLLLVDERAIEALPRTTRLTAQNGA
- the phnG gene encoding phosphonate C-P lyase system protein PhnG, with protein sequence MTAQADTPADAPSAVTAERQRWMRTLASAETSELEAAWLEWEPKPEVQQIRGPEAGLVMVRGRIDAGGARFNLGEATVSRSTVRLHGAPLDEDVLGSSYVLGVRLEHASVAAIFDGILSDPGLHERALRDVISPLEKAQAERDDARRTEARGTLVDFFTVAREHE